The Verrucomicrobiota bacterium region GCCAAAATCCAGACATTGAGGAAGTCAATGCCCTGCTCTGTACGTCAGCCAGGGTAAATCGAAGTCCGAAGCAGACCGAAGAAGTTTTGGACGAAACGGACGGACTGGATAGGAAGACCATGGTGCGATGCGACAAGATACATCTGCTCCCGAAAAGCAGATTCCAGGAACAGAAAGGCACCGTCACAGACGAACGTCGATACCTCATCAGCCGCAAGATCGTTGAAGTCCTGAGACTTCGCGTTCATCGCTGATGACTCGGATGGGGAAGGAATGTTCTAGCCACTGAGATCGCGGAGATCACAGAGAGC contains the following coding sequences:
- a CDS encoding type II toxin-antitoxin system PemK/MazF family toxin, which translates into the protein MKQWDIHFFPFEKERRHPAVIISNDETCQNPDIEEVNALLCTSARVNRSPKQTEEVLDETDGLDRKTMVRCDKIHLLPKSRFQEQKGTVTDERRYLISRKIVEVLRLRVHR